In Amycolatopsis coloradensis, one genomic interval encodes:
- a CDS encoding putative bifunctional diguanylate cyclase/phosphodiesterase, producing the protein MPEPGSAPGLVDVARRWAETLADTKGVSLPKEQLEQLLLGVAQDAVLAEPDHQPAVLRFSKLYSASPIGIALADANGTIVEANAALGRLLGCRPSALRGREIPDLGSAEHDVARLRNALAQLMTHGQPTQQERLLLDHSEEGSLWVDVTLTDLPGDRPGSTYPVLMVSDANEIHLLQERLLHQNVHDALTGLPNATAFDNALETALAGSGGEQVALVYLDVDGFKVINDGLGAGVGDQVLRGVAKKLTSVFTGRHNGSVARLSGDGFAVLLRGDFTPPEVITLVEQALEELVEPIYLGGHGIGVSASAGIVVRPVADGGPEDLLRAAEIALHRAKEAGKAQWMLFDPELDARDRGRYQLGAVIAGALENGEFSLIYQPTVKLANPDQLAAVNAGLRWSHPEKGELDSDDFYPLAQITGMTIPLGRWLLAESLAATARWRNRFGEAAPDVCVRLPNRLAIEPDLVLLVKEQLDRHNLPAQALRLCTDRESVLDSSGEVLDSFAVLADLGAQLVLTISGSDDLELIPRHGLPVRHVILSGAVVDALADGEDEADVRHLCQLVARAKELNLRIGAEGVRSPEQAERLRRYGVLAARGSFVADSATGDEVDELIERHAP; encoded by the coding sequence GTGCCCGAACCTGGTTCCGCGCCAGGGTTGGTGGACGTCGCTCGGAGATGGGCCGAGACGCTCGCTGACACTAAAGGAGTATCGCTTCCCAAGGAGCAACTCGAACAGCTGCTGCTCGGTGTCGCCCAGGACGCCGTCTTGGCCGAGCCCGACCATCAGCCCGCCGTGTTGCGCTTCTCCAAGCTCTATTCCGCCTCTCCCATCGGGATCGCCCTCGCGGACGCCAACGGCACCATCGTGGAGGCGAACGCCGCGCTCGGCCGTCTCCTCGGCTGCCGCCCCTCCGCGCTGCGCGGGCGGGAGATCCCCGATCTCGGCTCCGCCGAACACGACGTCGCCCGCCTGCGGAACGCGCTCGCGCAGCTCATGACGCACGGCCAGCCGACACAGCAGGAACGCCTGCTGCTGGATCACAGCGAGGAAGGCTCGCTCTGGGTCGACGTGACTCTCACCGATCTCCCGGGTGACCGGCCCGGTTCGACCTATCCGGTGCTGATGGTCTCCGACGCCAACGAGATCCACCTGCTGCAGGAACGGCTGCTGCACCAGAACGTGCACGACGCGCTGACCGGCCTGCCCAACGCCACCGCGTTCGACAACGCCCTCGAAACCGCGCTGGCCGGGTCCGGCGGCGAGCAGGTCGCACTCGTTTATCTCGACGTCGACGGCTTCAAGGTGATCAACGACGGTCTCGGGGCCGGCGTGGGCGATCAGGTGCTGCGCGGGGTCGCGAAGAAGCTCACGTCCGTCTTCACCGGCAGGCACAACGGTTCGGTCGCCCGGCTGTCCGGCGACGGGTTCGCCGTCCTGCTGCGCGGCGACTTCACCCCGCCCGAGGTGATCACGCTGGTCGAGCAGGCCTTGGAGGAGCTGGTCGAGCCGATCTACCTCGGCGGGCACGGTATCGGGGTCAGCGCGAGCGCGGGCATCGTCGTCCGCCCGGTCGCCGACGGCGGCCCCGAAGACCTGCTTCGCGCCGCGGAAATCGCCCTGCACCGCGCCAAGGAGGCGGGCAAGGCGCAGTGGATGCTGTTCGATCCGGAACTCGACGCGCGTGACCGGGGCCGCTACCAGCTCGGCGCGGTCATCGCGGGCGCGCTGGAGAACGGTGAGTTCTCGCTGATCTACCAGCCGACGGTGAAGCTCGCGAATCCCGACCAGCTGGCCGCGGTCAACGCCGGATTGCGCTGGAGCCACCCGGAGAAGGGTGAACTGGACTCGGACGATTTCTATCCGCTCGCGCAGATCACCGGGATGACCATCCCGCTCGGCCGGTGGCTGCTGGCCGAATCGCTCGCCGCCACCGCGAGATGGCGGAACAGGTTCGGCGAGGCCGCTCCCGACGTCTGCGTGCGGCTGCCGAACCGGCTGGCCATCGAGCCCGATCTGGTCCTGTTGGTCAAGGAACAGCTCGACCGGCACAACCTGCCCGCCCAGGCGCTGCGGCTGTGCACGGACCGCGAGTCCGTGCTCGACTCGAGCGGCGAGGTGCTGGACTCCTTCGCCGTGCTGGCCGATCTGGGCGCCCAGCTGGTGCTGACCATCTCCGGTTCGGACGATCTGGAGCTGATCCCGCGCCACGGGCTGCCGGTCCGCCACGTGATCCTGTCCGGCGCGGTCGTCGACGCGCTGGCCGACGGCGAGGACGAGGCCGACGTCCGCCACCTGTGCCAGCTGGTCGCCAGGGCCAAGGAGCTGAACCTGCGCATCGGCGCGGAGGGCGTCCGGAGTCCCGAACAGGCCGAACGGCTGCGGCGGTACGGCGTGCTCGCGGCGCGTGGTTCGTTCGTGGCGGATTCCGCGACCGGGGACGAGGTCGACGAGCTGATCGAACGGCACGCCCCCTGA
- a CDS encoding peroxiredoxin — protein sequence MDQGDIAPDFTLPDDKGEERTLSDFLSSGPVVLFFYPAAMTSGCTAESCHFRDLAAEFAEVGAHRVGISPDAVAKQQEFSAKHGFDYPLLSDVDGVVAKQFGVWRKFSPLHAKRHTFVIDTDRKVLEVIKSELKFTVHADKALAALRERKTKDA from the coding sequence ATGGACCAAGGTGACATCGCCCCGGACTTCACTCTGCCCGACGACAAGGGCGAGGAGCGCACGCTGTCGGACTTCCTCTCGTCCGGCCCGGTCGTGCTGTTCTTCTACCCCGCCGCGATGACCAGCGGCTGCACCGCGGAAAGCTGTCACTTCCGCGACCTGGCCGCCGAATTCGCCGAAGTGGGCGCGCACCGCGTCGGCATCAGCCCGGACGCCGTCGCCAAACAGCAGGAGTTCTCGGCCAAACACGGCTTCGACTACCCCTTGCTGTCCGATGTGGACGGTGTGGTGGCGAAACAGTTCGGCGTATGGCGCAAATTCAGCCCGCTGCACGCCAAACGGCACACCTTCGTCATCGACACCGACCGCAAGGTGCTCGAAGTGATCAAGAGCGAGCTGAAGTTCACCGTGCACGCCGACAAGGCGCTCGCGGCCTTGCGCGAGCGCAAGACTAAGGACGCTTGA
- a CDS encoding GNAT family N-acetyltransferase yields the protein MEAPAETLADDGVTLRRWKPEQLETLAAVAGDSAGHLGAWMIWATYGYGRREAADFLERTAANWADGKTYDFAILSGEDLVGGAGMITHPDRIEIGYWLGRHHTGRDFATRAAKLLADEAFRLGAPEVEIRHDEKNLASGAVPARLGFTMTGDEAAEPPLAPACAGVNRIWRLKRP from the coding sequence ATGGAAGCGCCCGCCGAAACCCTCGCCGACGACGGCGTCACGCTGCGCCGCTGGAAGCCGGAGCAGCTCGAAACCCTCGCCGCCGTCGCGGGCGACTCCGCCGGGCATCTCGGCGCCTGGATGATCTGGGCCACCTACGGTTACGGCCGTCGTGAAGCCGCCGACTTCCTGGAGCGGACCGCGGCGAACTGGGCCGACGGCAAGACCTACGACTTCGCGATCCTCAGCGGGGAAGACCTCGTCGGCGGCGCGGGCATGATCACGCATCCGGACCGGATCGAGATCGGCTACTGGCTCGGCAGGCACCACACCGGTCGCGATTTCGCGACCAGGGCCGCGAAGCTCTTGGCCGACGAGGCTTTCCGGCTCGGCGCGCCGGAGGTCGAGATCCGGCACGACGAGAAGAACCTCGCGAGCGGTGCCGTGCCCGCGCGGCTGGGCTTCACGATGACCGGCGACGAGGCCGCCGAACCGCCGCTCGCCCCCGCCTGCGCGGGCGTCAACCGGATCTGGCGGCTCAAGCGTCCTTAG